In Azospirillum thermophilum, the sequence GGAGCGGATCACCAACGCCCGCTTCGGCGACGATCTGGTCGACCACTACACCTACGTCATCGCCTCGGACGGCGACCTGATGGAGGGCGTCAGCCACGAGGCCTGCTCGCTGGCCGGCCATCTCGGGCTGAACCGCCTGATCGTGCTGTGGGACGACAACCACATCTCCATCGACGGCTCGACCGACCTCAGCTTCACCGACGACACCCCGGCACGCTTCCGCTCCTACGGCTGGAACACCATCTCGGTCGACGGCCACGACTTCGCCGCGGTCGAGAAGGCCATCGCCGAGGCCCGCACCTCCACCGACAAGCCGACGCTGATCGCCTGCCGCACCATCATCGGCAAGGGCGCGCCGAACAAGGCCAACACCCACGGCTGCCACGGCTCGCCGCTGGGCGCCGACGAGGTGGCCGCGACCCGCGAGGCGATCGGCTGGCCGCACGAGGCCTTCGTCATTCCGCAGGAGGTGCTGTCCGCCTGGCGCGCCGCCGGCAGCCGCAGCGCCGATGCCTTCGCCGCCTGGGCCGGCCGCTTCGGAAAGCTGGACAACGCCCAGCGCGCCGCCTTCGAGCAGGCGATGGGCCGCGGCGTCCCGGCCGGCCTGTCGGAGGCGATCGCCGCCTTCAAGGAGAAGGTCAGCGCCGACAAGCCGGGCTGGGCGACCCGCGTCGCCTCCGGCAACGTACTCGAAGTGCTGGTCCCGGCGGTGCCGGAGCTGGTGGGCGGCTCGGCCGACCTGACGCCGTCGAACAACACCAAGGTCAAGAACACCGCCGACGTCCAGGGCAAGGGCAGCTTCGCCGGCCGCTACGTCCGTTACGGCGTGCGCGAGCACGGCATGGCGACCCTGATGAACGGCATGGCGCTGCACGGCGGCATCATCCCGTACGGCGGCACCTTCATGCAGTTCGCCGACTACTGCCGTCCGGCGATCCGCCTCGCGGCGCTGATGAAGACCCGCTCGATCTTCGTCATGACGCACGACTCGATCGGCCTGGGCGAGGACGGTCCGACCCACCAGCCGGTGGAGCATCTGGCCGCCCTGCGCGCCATCCCCAACCTGCTGGTCCTGCGCCCGGCCGACGCGGTCGAGACCGCCGAGTGCTGGCAGATCGCGCTGGAGCGCGTGAACGGCCCGTCGGTGCTGGCGCTGACCCGCCAGAACGTCCCGACCCTGCGGACCGAGCATGTGGCGGAGAACCGGTCCGCCCGCGGCGGCTACGTGCTGGCGGAGGCCGACGGCGGGCGCAAGGCGACGATCCTCGCCACCGGGTCGGAAGTCTCCCTCGCCATGGAGGCCCGCAAGGCCCTGCAGGCCGAGGGAATCGGCACCGCGGTCGTGTCGATCCCGAGCTTCGAACTGTTCGAGGCTCAGGATGACGCCTACAAGGCCGCCGTCCTCGGCAACGGCGTGCGCGTCGCGGTCGAGGCGGCGATCCGCCAGGGCTGGGACCGCTGGCTGGGCGCCAACGGCGGCTTCGTCGGCATGACCGGCTTCGGCGAGTCGGCGCCCTACCAGGAGCTTTACAAGCACTTCGGCATCACCGCCGAGGCCGTCACCGAGGCCGTCAAGGCCCGCCTCTAAGGGACGCTCGTTCCACGGGAACCTGCCGGGCGTGCGGCCGTTTCCGCGCACGCCCGGCATCTTACAAACTGGAGGAAAAAATGGCTGTTCGGGTTGCAATCAACGGGTTTGGCCGCATCGGCCGTCTGGTCCTTCGCGCGATCTACGAGAGCGGCCGCAAGGACGTCGAGGTCGTGGCGATCAACGACCTGGCCGACCTGAAGGCCAACGCCCACCTGCTGAAGTACGACAGCGTCCACGGCCGCTTCCCCGGCACCATCGAGACCGGCGAGGGCGTGCTGATCGTCAACGGCCATTCGATCAAGGTCATCCAGGAGCGCGACCCGGCCAAGCTGCCGTGGAAGGAGCTGGGCGTCCAGGTCGCCATGGAATGCTCGGGCATCTTCACCAAGCGCGCCGACGCCGCCAAGCATCTGGAAGCCGGTGCGGAGAAGGTGCTGATCTCCGCCCCCGCCACCGACGAGGACATCACCGTCGTCTACGGCGTCAACCACGACGCGCTGAAGGCCGGGCACAAGATCGTCTCCAACGCCTCCTGCACCACCAACTGCCTGGCTCCGGTCGCCTTCGTGCTCCACAACCTCGTGGGCATCGAGAAGGGCTTCATGACCACCATCCACTCCTACACCGGCGACCAGCGGATCGTGGACACCAACCACAAGGACCTGCACCGCGCCCGCGCGGCGGCCCTGAACATGATCCCGACCTCGACCGGCGCGGCCAAGGCGGTGGGCAAGGTGCTGCCGGAGCTGAAGGGCAAGCTGGACGGCACCGCCATCCGCGTGCCGACGCCCAACGTCTCGGTGGTCGACTTCAAGTTCACCGCCAAGCGCGCCACCACCGCCGAGGAGATCCAGAAGGCGATCGCCGACGCCGCCAACGGTCCGCTCAAGGGCATCCTCGGCGTCTATGACGAGGACCTCGTCTCCACCGACTTCAACCACGACCCGCACAGCTCGATCTTCGCGCTGAAGGAGGTCAAGGTCATCGACGGCAATTTCGTCCGCATCATGACCTGGTACGACAACGAGTGGGGCTTCTCCAACCGCATGAGCGACACCGCCGTCGCCATGGCAAACGCCAAGTAATCAGCACTCCGGTCCGCCGGACAGCAAGAAGGGCGCCTTCCCCACCGGGAAGGCGCCCTTTCCATTTCGCCGGTTCCTTTTCGCCGAAGCGGCTGCGGTGGCCACTCAGGCCGCCCGCACCGTCTGCAGGAAGCTCGTCACCTGGGTCCGCAGGGTCGAGGCCTGCTGCGACAGGCTGCCGAGCGCATCGACCAGTTCGCGCGCCGTGCGCCCGCTCTCGTCGGAGGCCGAGGTGACGCCGCCGATGCTGGACGACACCTCGACGGTGCCGGAAGCGGCCTGCTGGATGCTGCGCGAGATTTCCGCCGTCGCGGCGTTCTGCTCCTCCACCGCGGCGGAGATGGCGGCGGCGATGCCGCTCAGCCGGTCGATGACCGACGCGACGTCCTGGATTTCCTGGACCGCCTGCGCCGTCACTCCCTGGATGCCGGACATCTGGCCGCCGATCTCCTCGGTCGCCTTGGCCGTCTGGTTGGCGAGCGCCTTGACCTCGCTGGCGACCACGGCGAAGCCCTTGCCAGCCTCGCCGGCCCGCGCCGCCTCGATGGTGGCGTTCAGCGCCAGCAGGTTGGTCTGGCCGGCAATGGAGTTGATCAGTTCCACCACAGCACCGATGCGGGTGACCGCATCCGCGAGGCTGCCGATGCGCGTGTTGGCCTGCTGGGCCATACCCACCGCCTCGCCGGCCACGCGGCTGGCTTCCGACACCTGCTGCCCGATCTCGACGATCGAACCGGAAAGCTGCTGGGTCGCGGTGGCGACGGTCTGGACGTTGGCCGCCGTGGCGCTGCTGGCGGAGGCGACGACGGTCGCCAACTGGTTGGTCTGGTCGGCCGCGCTGGACATCGCCTGGACCTTGCCCTCCAGCACCCCGGTCGCCGTCGACAGCGACTGGATCACGCTGCCGACCGAACTCTCGAAGCCGTGGGCCAGCCGGTCGAGGGCCGCGCGCTTGTCCTGCTCGGCACGGCGCGAAGCCTCCTCCTGTTCGGCCTCCAGGCGGCGGCGGGCCTCGGCGTGTTCCTTGAACACCTGCACGGCGCGGCCCATGTCGCCCAGTTCGTCAAGCCGGTCGGCCTCCGGGACGGTGACCGTCAGGTCGCCGCGCGACAGCGTCAGCATGGCCCGCGACAGGCTCCGGATGCGGGCGCTGATGCTCGTTCCGACCAGCGCGATCAGCCCGACCACCGGCAGGGCCAGAAGAAGCACCGCCCCCAGCAGGGTCTTCAGATTATCGAGGAAGCGCTCCTTCAGGTCGTCGACATAGACACCGGTGCCGATGACGACCTTCCACGGCTCGAAATGCTTCACATAGCTCAGCTTCGGCGAAGGCTCCTTGGCGTTCGGCTTGGGAAACTCGTACTCGACGAAGGCCTCGCCCTTGCCGGCCGCCCCGTCGACCATCGCGCGGACGTAGAAGACGCCGTTGGCGTCCTTGTTCTCGCGCTGGTACTGGCCGATCAGGTCGGGCCGGAACGGGTGCAGCAACAGCTTGTACTCCGTGCTGATGACGAAGAGATACTCCTTGCCGTCATAGAGCATGGCGTAGAGGTTGGACTTGAAGCGGTCGAGAGCCTGCTCGCGCGTCAGCCGTCCGGCCTTCACCTCGGCTTCGTAGCTGGCGGCGACCCCGCTGGCCGTCTCGACAACGGCCCGCAACGTCGCCATCCGGTCTTTGTACATGCTGTCGTAGTTCAGCCAGGCGGCAGCCGTCGCGATCGCCAGCGAGGCGAAGGCGGACAGGACGACGAGTCCCCAGAGTTTCGTACGAAGCGTCAAGCTTTTAAGGAACATGGCGGCACCCCCTCTTTTCCCGAGGGAATCTGCAAGCGCAATGCCATCATAGCGAGTATGCCGACCCGCATAAATCGGTAGGCACAATTGACATGGGGGTTTCAACGGCGTCCGGGCCTCTCCGCTTCACAGCCGGCGCTCCGGCGGCAGAGGCGCCGCTGCATACCGCCGCCGCCTGCGGAGAATTCCGATAATGCATTGCAAAATGCGACGCAGGATGAAGACATTGCGCCGCGGGACAAGCATCCAGACCGAAATGAAAGCGTCATATTCTGCCGGACGCGATTATGATCGCTGCGGCATTTCGATGCATGTCCGTGGATCGTCGCGGAGACTGCAGCGCTACTCTTGCAAGGAACCTGCCGATCAGGACCGGAGTTTTACGGAGTTCACGCCGGCCGCTTCGCTGAGGCAGTCGGCGATCCAGGCGGCGACGCTCTTCCCGTCGCGCTGGGCGCAGGCGACGATGGCCCGGTGCAGCATGGGATTGACGCGGATCGACAGGCGGCCGGAACAGGGCGGCTCGACCCCGACGCCCATGCCGCTGGAAAGCTCCAGATACTCGTCGACCGCGCGTTGGAAGGACTCGCGCAACTCGTCCACCGAACGACCGGTGAAGGTGATCCCGTCCCGCGTGTTGATGACTTCCCCGACGAAGATTCCGGCCTCGCTGTCGAAGTCGATCTGGGCCTTGTAGCCCTTGTAGTCCATCATCGCGGCGATCCTGGCGAAGCGGCCACCACTGTGGCGGCGTCACCGGAGGACGATACCTCCACCTGCCGGGCAGCGGTTTGACCTGCCTCAATTCTCACAGCCGAGACGGGGGTTTGTCGCGCCCCGCCCCCCGTGCCACACTGGCGCACCCCACCCCTCCGCCGCCGCGCCGCTCCATGTCCCCTGCCGAGTTCCCGATCGACCTGCCCGCCCCGCTTCGCCCGATCCGGCTGCACGGGCTTGCCGAGGCGCAGGCCGCCTTCGACGCCGCCGCGGCGCTCGGCCGCCCCCTGGTCCTGCTCAGCCCGCCGGGCGCCGGCGCCCTGTGGTTCCGCAAGCTTCTGGAGACCGCCGCCGCGGCCCGCCCCGGTCTCTCGGTGGCCGGCGTGTTCGACTGCGGCGACCGCGCCGGGGACGCCCAGGGGGCGCTCGCCGCCGGACTGCGCCTCCTCCTGTTCCGGGGCCATCCCGGAGCCGCCGCCCGGCTGGCGGATGTGGCGGCCCGCGTCGGCGGGCGGGTGCTGACCGATCTGCCGCCCCCGCTCGACCTGCGCGGCGTCCGCGACCCGCGGGCCGCCTGCCGGGCCTGGCTGTCGGACCCGGCGGAGGCATCCCCGCCCGCCGGACCGGGGGCATAGGACCGGCCTACCGCTTTTTCGCCCGATGCCACCGCGCAAAGGTGGTGTACGCTCGTCTTCAGGATGATTGGGCGGTAATCAGGTCCGATGAGCAGCACGACAACCCGGCCGCCGGAGCCTGAAACCGGCCCCTCCCCCCTCGATGTCGAGCCCTGCGGGCGCGCCGCCGGCGGCGGACGCAGGCCGCTGGGGCGACCCTTCCCCGAACCGGCGGTCGAGAAGATCCGCGGGCCGAAGCTGGCGGCGCTGTGGCTGACGCTGATGGCGGCGGCCTGGGCGGTGATGATCGGCGCCGGCTACGGCTTCTACGTCCTGGTCAGCGGCTCGCTCCTCTGAGGCGGCGCCCGGGCGGGCGCGACGGGCCCGAACCGGATCGCCGCGCCGAAACGGTTACCCACGAATCCTGGGCCCCGACGCGGGGCGGATGGCCGCTTTATGCCCCTGGCGGCGTTGCAAAGCGGTCCGTGCTGGGCTAAGACGGCGCCATTTCCAGAAACGCCCCAGGGGAAGAGCCACAATGAAGCTCACTCGCCGCGTCAAAGAGATCCTCGCGAATTACGAGAGCGACAATCCGGGCACCAAGGCGAACCTCGCCCGCATCCTGATGGAAGGCAAGCTGGGCGGCACCGGCAAGCTGGTCATCCTGCCGGTCGACCAGGGTTTCGAGCATGGCCCGGCGCGCAGCTTCGGCCCCAACGAGCCGGGCTATGACCCGCATTACCACTACCAGCTCGCCATCGACGCGGGCTGCAACGCCTACGCGGCTCCCCTGGGCTCGCTGGAGGCCGGCGCCGACACCTTCGCCGGCTCGATCCCGCTGATCCTCAAGATGAACAGCGCCAACAGCCTGTCCACCCAGAAGGCGAACGCCGACCAGGCCGTCACCGCCTCGGTCCAGGACGCGCTGCGCATCGGCGCGTCGGCCATCGGCTTCACCATCTATCCCGGCTCGGAAGCCATGTACGACCAGTACGAGGAGTTCCGCGAGCTGTCGAAGGAGGCGAAGTCCTACGGCCTCGCCACCGTGCTGTGGTCCTACCCGCGCGGCGGCAACATCTCCAAGGACGGCGAGCTGGCGATGGACGTCATCGGCTACGCCGCCCACATGGCCGCCCTGCTCGGCGCCCACATCATCAAGGTGAAGCTGCCGTCCGCCCATCTGGAGCAGGCGGAGGCCAAGAAGGTCTACGAGTCCAAGAACATCCCGATCGCCACCCAGGCCGAGCGCGTCCGCCACATCATGCAGTGCGCCTTCAACGGCCGCCGCATCGTGGTCTTCTCGGGCGGCGCCACCAAGGGCGAGGATGCGGTGTTCGAGGATGCCCGCGCCATCCGCGACGGCGGCGGCAACGGCTCGATCATCGGGCGCAACGCGTTCCAGCGTCCGCGTGACGAGGCCCTGAAGCTGCTCGACCGGATCATGAAGATCTACCAGGGCAAGGAGTAAGGGTTGCCTCAGGCAAACCACAGGCAGGCGGAACCACCCGCCTGCCGCCTCTATCTCGTGACGCCGCCGGCCCTGGAGCCGGCGGCGTTCGCGCCGCTGCTGACCCGGGCGCTCGATGCCGGCGACGTCGCCTGCGTCCAGCTTCGCCTGAAGGACTGCTCCGACGACGACATCCGCCGCGCCTGCGACGTGCTGCGCCCCATCGCGCAGGAGCGCGAGGTCGCCTTCATCCTGAACGACCATCCGGCGCTGGCGCGCGAGACGGGCTGCGACGGGGTCCATGTCGGCCAGAGCGACACGCCCTACCGGCAGGCCCGCAAGATCGTCGGTCCCGACGCCATCGTCGGTGTCACCTGCCACGACAGCCGCCACTTCGCCATGGTCGCCGCCGAGGACGGGGCGGACTATGTGGCCTTCGGCGCCTTCTTCCCCACGCAGACCAAGACCGCGGAATACCATGCCACGCCCGACCTGCTGCGCTGGTGGTCGGAACTGATGGAGGTGCCCTGCGTCGCCATCGGCGGCATCACCGCCGACAACTGCGCCCCGCTGGTACGGGCCGGTGCCGATTTCCTGGCGGTGGTCAACGCCGTCTGGGGACATCCCGACGGGCCGGCCGCCGGAGTCAAGGCCCTGAACGCGGCCATCGCGGCCGCCCTTGCCGGTACCGGCGACGCC encodes:
- the thiE gene encoding thiamine phosphate synthase, encoding MPQANHRQAEPPACRLYLVTPPALEPAAFAPLLTRALDAGDVACVQLRLKDCSDDDIRRACDVLRPIAQEREVAFILNDHPALARETGCDGVHVGQSDTPYRQARKIVGPDAIVGVTCHDSRHFAMVAAEDGADYVAFGAFFPTQTKTAEYHATPDLLRWWSELMEVPCVAIGGITADNCAPLVRAGADFLAVVNAVWGHPDGPAAGVKALNAAIAAALAGTGDAA
- the gap gene encoding type I glyceraldehyde-3-phosphate dehydrogenase, translating into MAVRVAINGFGRIGRLVLRAIYESGRKDVEVVAINDLADLKANAHLLKYDSVHGRFPGTIETGEGVLIVNGHSIKVIQERDPAKLPWKELGVQVAMECSGIFTKRADAAKHLEAGAEKVLISAPATDEDITVVYGVNHDALKAGHKIVSNASCTTNCLAPVAFVLHNLVGIEKGFMTTIHSYTGDQRIVDTNHKDLHRARAAALNMIPTSTGAAKAVGKVLPELKGKLDGTAIRVPTPNVSVVDFKFTAKRATTAEEIQKAIADAANGPLKGILGVYDEDLVSTDFNHDPHSSIFALKEVKVIDGNFVRIMTWYDNEWGFSNRMSDTAVAMANAK
- a CDS encoding methyl-accepting chemotaxis protein is translated as MFLKSLTLRTKLWGLVVLSAFASLAIATAAAWLNYDSMYKDRMATLRAVVETASGVAASYEAEVKAGRLTREQALDRFKSNLYAMLYDGKEYLFVISTEYKLLLHPFRPDLIGQYQRENKDANGVFYVRAMVDGAAGKGEAFVEYEFPKPNAKEPSPKLSYVKHFEPWKVVIGTGVYVDDLKERFLDNLKTLLGAVLLLALPVVGLIALVGTSISARIRSLSRAMLTLSRGDLTVTVPEADRLDELGDMGRAVQVFKEHAEARRRLEAEQEEASRRAEQDKRAALDRLAHGFESSVGSVIQSLSTATGVLEGKVQAMSSAADQTNQLATVVASASSATAANVQTVATATQQLSGSIVEIGQQVSEASRVAGEAVGMAQQANTRIGSLADAVTRIGAVVELINSIAGQTNLLALNATIEAARAGEAGKGFAVVASEVKALANQTAKATEEIGGQMSGIQGVTAQAVQEIQDVASVIDRLSGIAAAISAAVEEQNAATAEISRSIQQAASGTVEVSSSIGGVTSASDESGRTARELVDALGSLSQQASTLRTQVTSFLQTVRAA
- a CDS encoding class I fructose-bisphosphate aldolase translates to MKLTRRVKEILANYESDNPGTKANLARILMEGKLGGTGKLVILPVDQGFEHGPARSFGPNEPGYDPHYHYQLAIDAGCNAYAAPLGSLEAGADTFAGSIPLILKMNSANSLSTQKANADQAVTASVQDALRIGASAIGFTIYPGSEAMYDQYEEFRELSKEAKSYGLATVLWSYPRGGNISKDGELAMDVIGYAAHMAALLGAHIIKVKLPSAHLEQAEAKKVYESKNIPIATQAERVRHIMQCAFNGRRIVVFSGGATKGEDAVFEDARAIRDGGGNGSIIGRNAFQRPRDEALKLLDRIMKIYQGKE
- the tkt gene encoding transketolase; this encodes MSAATATPLPLSTMASAIRALAMDAVEAAKSGHPGMPMGMADVATVLFTRFLKFDPKNPTWADRDRFVLSAGHGSMLIYSLAFLTGYERMTIEELKRFRQLGSLTPGHPEVDPTLGIEMTTGPLGQGVSTAVGMALAERITNARFGDDLVDHYTYVIASDGDLMEGVSHEACSLAGHLGLNRLIVLWDDNHISIDGSTDLSFTDDTPARFRSYGWNTISVDGHDFAAVEKAIAEARTSTDKPTLIACRTIIGKGAPNKANTHGCHGSPLGADEVAATREAIGWPHEAFVIPQEVLSAWRAAGSRSADAFAAWAGRFGKLDNAQRAAFEQAMGRGVPAGLSEAIAAFKEKVSADKPGWATRVASGNVLEVLVPAVPELVGGSADLTPSNNTKVKNTADVQGKGSFAGRYVRYGVREHGMATLMNGMALHGGIIPYGGTFMQFADYCRPAIRLAALMKTRSIFVMTHDSIGLGEDGPTHQPVEHLAALRAIPNLLVLRPADAVETAECWQIALERVNGPSVLALTRQNVPTLRTEHVAENRSARGGYVLAEADGGRKATILATGSEVSLAMEARKALQAEGIGTAVVSIPSFELFEAQDDAYKAAVLGNGVRVAVEAAIRQGWDRWLGANGGFVGMTGFGESAPYQELYKHFGITAEAVTEAVKARL
- a CDS encoding type II toxin-antitoxin system HicB family antitoxin, coding for MMDYKGYKAQIDFDSEAGIFVGEVINTRDGITFTGRSVDELRESFQRAVDEYLELSSGMGVGVEPPCSGRLSIRVNPMLHRAIVACAQRDGKSVAAWIADCLSEAAGVNSVKLRS